DNA sequence from the Lysinibacillus sp. OF-1 genome:
TCTGTTTTCCAGTATGTCACACACTTTTTCCATGTATTGTGCCATAAATTTTCTTAGCTCTTGTTCGTTAGACTATTTTAACTTTCTCACGTATCTCTCGTATTTAATTGATACATTTATGACACTTAGTATTCCACCAGATATTCCGATTTGAACACTAATTATTTTTAAACTTTAAAAAGATAATTCCACTATAAAATCCGAAGACCCATAATTTAAAAGAGAAATATATTCGTGGTCAGAAGGATTATGCAGAGGAACTATATCAGCAATTATGCATGTATGTAAATAACGTGCTTTAACTAGGAGGAACACTCATGTTGAGAGCGATTATTTTTGATGTAGACGGGACGATTTTGGATACTGAGCAAGCGATTTTACAGTCATTGCAAAGAACGTTACGGGAAGAAACGCAAAAAGAGTATTCATTTGAGGCACTACGATTTGCTTTAGGTATCCCAGGGAAAGATGCCCTACAGAGGCTCAAGGTCGACAACATAGAGGCTGTTCATCAGAAATGGTCTGCGGCGGTTCTTGATTTTTCACACGAGGTGGCCGTCTTTGAAAATCTAGAGGAGGTCATCCAACAGTTAGCAAGAACATCGCTACAAATGGGCATTGTGACTTCTAAAACAGCTCAAGAGGTAGTGGATGAGTTTAATCCGTTTGGGTTAAGTGATTATTTCCAACATATTGTTAGTGCTAGTGATACGGAAAAGCACAAACCACATCCAGAGCCCCTTTTAAAATGTCTGGACACATTGCAGGTAGCTCCAGAAGAGGCTATCTATATTGGCGACTCTATCTATGATTTCCAATGTGCAAAGCAAGCCGGATCCAAATTTGCCCTTGCCCTCTGGGGAGCCAAAACCACTACTGGATTTAAGAATGCAGATTACGTGCTACAGGAGCCAAAGGATATTTTGACACTCATTAGCTAAGAAAAAACACCCGAATTATGACAAAACACTTAAGGTATGGAGTGTTTTGTCATAATTCGGGATTTTCATTGCTTACAATTCTTTTGTTCCCGTCCCTTCGATTGCTTATGTAAAAATTGGAGAAACCTTTCTTGCGCTTGCTTATTCTTCATCATTCGCTTGACCCGAACATTACTTTGAAGATATTTTCTGACATGTCGATTCGCAAAAAATAGGCTGCGGTATTGATCATGATGGTAAATGTCGTGAAACCAATCGCAGTGCTGTAGCCTTGCTATATTTTGATCAATTTTTCTTGTATGTAAAGTTGGTTGACCGACATAGGTATTTGATAAGAAATTGATAATAAATTCTAACATAAATCCACATCCCATAATGACGAATAAATTCTATCGTAATGGATGTCGTTGAAGTGTGCAATAGCAAAAAAATAGAAGGGACACTCGATAGAAGTGCCCCTTAGTAACAAATCGGGAGGTGCCATGTTAAACGAATTCGCTTAACACTACTATTTATATGATAAGATTACTTGGTTTTATAGACCATCATCCTGAGTAAGCTAAAATTTACACTTCGTATCGAAGAATGGCTGTTATCCAGTCTTTTACTAAACGTTCCCGCTGTAGCAGTGAGCTATCTAAAGGAAGAGAAAGACTTTGCAACTCTTTGGGGAGCAAGTGTATTTTGTGACGAATCATTTCATTGTCAGGTGATTCTGTATCGATAAATAAAAGATAGCGTCCGATTAAATCTTCCTTGTACATAGATGGAAAATCAAGAGCTTTTAATACACGTGTAGAAAATTCTACACCATTTAGGTTCACTTCAAAATGTCCCCGCACATTAAATTCACAGCGAATATGTGTACCAGGCAATCGATGTAGCGCTTGGACAAAAGCAGCTAATGTGTTTTCACTGATGAAATAGGTTTCAAAATAGTATTGATTCTCTGTATGAAGATTTGAATTAGCATCATATGTATCATATCTTATTTCTAGTGTGTCTTCTGCTGCGTCAGGTTTTTCCGTAGTGAGGTAATGCCGAACAATTTTTTTAATGGTGTGATGATCTAAGTCACATCCATAGCTGAGAATAGTTACTTGTCTACGTTGTGCTTTGGCGAATAACCACATTTCCAAATGTGCATCATCATTTAAATCCCAGCCATAGCGTGGGTTGTAATGGATACATTTACTTTTGCTCATGGAGTCCTCCTTTTTGCCTTGTCTAATAATAGTATAAATAATTTTGTCTAATTTTCCTTATTTTTCTTTTTAAAATGAAACTTTTGGATTTTAAGTCTCGTATAAACTGGAAAATACTTTTTAGGAGGTAAACATGGCACAATCCTTCTATGTACTTTGCTATTAACAGCCTGTACAGCGGAAACCGTTCAACCTAAAGAGCAAATACAAGAAAAAAACGATGAAAATATTGTGGTGACAAAGGATGGTAAAATAACTTTTGAGATTAAGAATGATATCAACGTTCCAAAAGAAAAAGTAGCTATCTTAAAAGATGAAATCCTTACGGCGTATGATAACATTCAGCAATCCATACATACTTCCTATGTGCCATCTGACAAGATAACTATTTGACGGTCAATCATGGGGCGTAGCATCAAAAATCGAGTTAACTGGCGTTAAAGAAGATATATATCCACTTGTCCATGAAATGACACATTCTTTACTTGGTTATGGCAATAATTTTGGATCTGACCATGGCTATTTTACGCAAGAGGGTTTTGCGAGTTATATGGAGGATCAATATGGAAAAAATAAATTATATTTTGAAAAATACATGAAGCATTATATGGATTCAGACAAGTTAATTCCTATTAGTAAGTTAATTGATCCAAATCAAGATGATGCCTATTTTCGCCCAAAACTTTCAAATATAAAAGAGAATCAAATCCTTATGGAGCTGAGCTACACACATGCGGCTTCATTTACAAAATATTTAATTGATACCTACGGACTAGAAAAGTTTGAACAGATCTACAATGAGAAAGATTTAGCAAAAAAAGTAGAGGAAGTTTACGGAAAGAATAGCGGTGAGTTAGAAAAGGAGTGGTTAGCATTTATTCAAAATCAAAAAGGATTTACTCATGAGGAAAAATTTAAGTCGGGAAATTTTTATGATATGAATACAACTCTTATTCAATTAGATCTAAAATATTTTGAGAAGGAATAATTTTTTCTAAATCATCAAGCATACCCAAGTGCTCTTTATTTTGAGTTCCTGGGTTTTCTTTTGTATGCATGCGGATGAAATTGTCTATGTAATAAATGAACGCCCTGTAAAATGGACAGGACACCAATGATTCTTAATAATATATTTTTGAGCCATACCGTATCGTCAACCGTAATGGCAATCAACATAGGACCAACCATAATCAATGCGATTCCTAGTAATGCTTTTATTACTCTCAACATGTAGGGTTCACCTCAATTTGCCATTTCAGTTAGGTGGGATATTGTTACAAAGCTAATTCTTCTTCATTATCGCACGTCTGTCTGAAATATAAAAGGGTCACTAGGCTGGTAAAGCGACCCTTATAAAATGGTTAAAATGACTTCACACGGCTTTAGCAGCGTGTAAAAGGGTGTTCTAGGTGCTAGTTGGGATGATTAATACATGAAAGAAGCGCCAACGATAACTAATAAAATGAATAACACGACGATTAATACGAATGTTGATCCGTAATAGCCGCCACCGCCAGAGTCGCCGCCATAATAGCAGCTGTTGTTAATATTACCTACGTTTCCACTGTATCCCACTGAAAATCCCCCCTTTCTACAACATATAATATGTATCGATGCAGAAAGGGGAAATGGTATTTACCCTATGATTGCTTTTTTTCTTTTGATTCGCCAGAGATTCACATGACAATATAAAACATAAATAGAGGAAAAACCCTTTATTTGTTGAGACACCTTTCAGGAAGCATGTTATTTGGATATGTTATGATTAAATTTGTGAAGAGATGTAGCATAGTTAAATGAAACAGGAGGACAGAAGATGGATAACCAATATTTCGCAGGTTAGGGCACATTGGCGTTGATAAATGCTGGGCTTGCACAAGGGAAGAATAGATCGGGGTTAAATTGGTTTTTACTTTCTCTTGTATTAGGTCCATTGGCAACACTCATTTTGTTGTTTGTTGAAAAGAGGCAGTAATACAGTAAAAGCACTATTCTTATGCGAAATAGTGCCTTTTTTTGAATCCCTCTATTCTGTTTTCAAAGCCAATGCTATTCAATTTTACTAAAGATATTACATTTTTATTTAAAATGGTGTCGAAACTGAGTATGCAATTAGAAAATGTTAAACATAGTATTGACAATCGAGTTAGAGTTGTAAAGTATGTTAGAATTAGATGCGGGATTTGATGGGAGGACTTAATTTGGCTGCAGAAAAAAAGTTAAAAGTTTGTGAAAAAGGACATACCTTTTACAAAAGCACGGATTGTCCAAGTTGCCCTACATGTGATCAAGAAAATAAACCAACTAGTGGCTTCCTTTCAAAACTTAGTGCACCTGCAAGAAACGCTTTAGTACATGAAGGCATTGATACGTTGGAAAAGCTATCTACGTATACGGAAAAGGACATATTAAAAATACATGGTATTGGACCAGCCTCCTTACCCATTATGAAATCTTCATTGGAAGAAGAAGGCTTGTCATTTAAATAAGCGAGGGGGAAGACAAAGATGACAACGAAGGAATTATCACAAGAGCAACGCGAGGAACTAATCCATACTTTGCAAGTTCGTTTTGAGAAAAATACGTCTCGTCATGAAGGGCTTGACTGGGCTAATGTACAGGCTAAGCTAGAGACTAATATGGAAAAACTAGGGTCGCTCCATGAAATGGAAGCAACGGGCGGTGAACCAGATGTAGTTGGCTATGATGCAAATACAGACGAGTTCATTTTTTATGATTGTTCTGCGGAAAGTCCTAAAGGTCGCAGAAGTTTATGTTACGACCGTGAAGCATGGGAAGCCAGAAAAAATCACAAGCCAGAAAATACGGCGATGGATGTAGCCAAGGATATGGGCATTGAGCTTTTAACAGAAGAGCAATATCGACA
Encoded proteins:
- a CDS encoding RNA polymerase alpha subunit C-terminal domain-containing protein — encoded protein: MAAEKKLKVCEKGHTFYKSTDCPSCPTCDQENKPTSGFLSKLSAPARNALVHEGIDTLEKLSTYTEKDILKIHGIGPASLPIMKSSLEEEGLSFK
- a CDS encoding HAD family hydrolase, which codes for MLRAIIFDVDGTILDTEQAILQSLQRTLREETQKEYSFEALRFALGIPGKDALQRLKVDNIEAVHQKWSAAVLDFSHEVAVFENLEEVIQQLARTSLQMGIVTSKTAQEVVDEFNPFGLSDYFQHIVSASDTEKHKPHPEPLLKCLDTLQVAPEEAIYIGDSIYDFQCAKQAGSKFALALWGAKTTTGFKNADYVLQEPKDILTLIS
- a CDS encoding YjcZ family sporulation protein, whose amino-acid sequence is MGYSGNVGNINNSCYYGGDSGGGGYYGSTFVLIVVLFILLVIVGASFMY
- a CDS encoding DUF4256 domain-containing protein, yielding MTTKELSQEQREELIHTLQVRFEKNTSRHEGLDWANVQAKLETNMEKLGSLHEMEATGGEPDVVGYDANTDEFIFYDCSAESPKGRRSLCYDREAWEARKNHKPENTAMDVAKDMGIELLTEEQYRHLQELGKFDLKTSSWVQTPDNIRKLGGAIFCDRRYDTIFMYHNGAESYYAARGFRGSLRV